The Desulfuromonas versatilis genome has a segment encoding these proteins:
- a CDS encoding P-II family nitrogen regulator, producing the protein MKKIECIIKPFKLDDVKNALSEMGITGMTVSEVRGFGRQKGHTELYRGAEYQIDFIPKVKIDLVVSADQVAEIVAVVQKEACTGRIGDGKIFVTSVDQSVRIRTGETGEDSL; encoded by the coding sequence ATGAAGAAAATCGAATGCATCATCAAACCATTCAAGCTCGATGATGTGAAAAACGCCCTCTCGGAAATGGGCATCACCGGGATGACCGTCAGCGAGGTCCGCGGGTTCGGCCGTCAGAAAGGGCACACCGAACTGTACCGGGGAGCGGAATACCAGATCGATTTCATCCCCAAGGTAAAAATCGACCTGGTGGTATCCGCCGACCAGGTTGCGGAGATCGTCGCGGTGGTCCAGAAAGAAGCCTGCACCGGGCGCATCGGCGACGGCAAGATCTTTGTCACCTCGGTCGACCAGTCGGTGCGGATCCGCACCGGTGAAACCGGAGAAGACTCTCTCTAA
- the cysZ gene encoding sulfate transporter CysZ, giving the protein MANLLRNNPLTNFARGFFYPFNSTRFLLHHPALLKYVAIPFLINLVVFSSAVFLGFDFFNDVVIHYVPRGEAWYWAILYYFAWLVAVLVTAVVVFFSFTVVGNLVASPFNDLLSERTEEMLTGQKHDEPFSFAAFWKDTLRVVGVEVKKMGLFVLVMVMILPLNLLPGFGSIIYSVLAFVLTVFFLVVEYLGYVMARKRLDFRQQRRYVLGRLATLAGFGTGVLALLAIPFLQFFCIPVGVVGATRLWCDLESRDAPGGSSTPS; this is encoded by the coding sequence ATGGCCAACCTGTTGCGCAACAATCCCCTGACCAATTTTGCCCGCGGGTTTTTCTACCCCTTCAACAGCACCCGCTTTCTGCTGCATCACCCCGCGCTGTTGAAATACGTGGCGATCCCTTTTCTGATCAACCTGGTGGTGTTCTCCAGCGCCGTGTTTCTCGGCTTTGATTTCTTTAACGACGTGGTGATCCATTACGTACCCCGCGGCGAGGCCTGGTACTGGGCGATCCTCTACTACTTCGCCTGGTTGGTGGCGGTGCTGGTCACCGCCGTGGTGGTCTTTTTCAGCTTTACCGTGGTTGGGAACCTGGTCGCCTCGCCTTTCAATGACCTGCTTTCGGAGCGAACCGAGGAAATGCTCACCGGGCAGAAGCATGACGAGCCATTTTCTTTTGCGGCCTTCTGGAAGGACACTTTGCGCGTGGTCGGGGTCGAAGTCAAAAAAATGGGGTTGTTCGTCTTAGTCATGGTGATGATTCTACCGCTGAACCTGCTGCCCGGTTTCGGATCCATCATTTATTCGGTGCTGGCCTTCGTGCTGACAGTGTTTTTCCTGGTCGTCGAGTACCTGGGGTACGTCATGGCCCGCAAACGGCTCGATTTTCGCCAGCAGCGGCGTTATGTATTAGGGCGCCTGGCCACCCTTGCCGGTTTCGGCACGGGCGTGCTGGCGTTGCTGGCGATACCCTTTCTGCAATTTTTCTGCATTCCCGTGGGTGTTGTGGGGGCGACCCGCCTTTGGTGCGACCTGGAGAGCCGCGATGCTCCAGGGGGGAGTTCCACCCCGTCCTGA
- a CDS encoding TorF family putative porin codes for MKKLLIVLATVLMSTACLVTTSTAAVEVEGDVYAGYYDKYLWRGFDLSSSKHVLQPGMDVSFKGLTLSYWSNIQLDDGELSETDITVDYSFDVTDLVSLSVGNIYYNLSGDKDVAAITADTNELYLGVGLNTLLSPTVTAYWDYDQAEADGLYFTFAVGHSIKTCEAFTLNLGALVSYNQSSDYAVANFDDFHNYELSIGGDLAVTDQISISPSFLYSSGISDESKALIDSETLGGITVTLTF; via the coding sequence ATGAAGAAGCTGCTGATTGTATTGGCCACTGTATTGATGAGCACCGCCTGCCTTGTCACCACCTCGACGGCGGCCGTTGAGGTGGAGGGAGATGTTTACGCCGGCTATTACGACAAATACCTTTGGCGAGGGTTCGACCTAAGCAGCAGCAAGCACGTTCTTCAGCCCGGGATGGATGTCAGCTTCAAGGGGCTGACCCTGAGCTACTGGAGCAACATCCAACTGGATGACGGCGAGCTTTCCGAGACCGACATCACCGTGGACTATTCCTTCGACGTCACCGATCTGGTTTCGCTGAGCGTCGGCAACATCTACTACAACCTCAGTGGCGATAAGGATGTGGCCGCGATCACCGCCGACACCAACGAGCTTTACCTGGGAGTCGGGCTGAACACCCTGCTCTCGCCCACCGTTACCGCTTACTGGGACTACGACCAGGCTGAGGCGGACGGCCTGTACTTCACCTTTGCCGTTGGTCATTCGATCAAGACCTGTGAGGCGTTCACCCTGAACCTAGGCGCCCTGGTCAGCTACAACCAGTCCAGCGACTACGCTGTTGCCAACTTCGACGACTTTCACAACTATGAACTGAGCATCGGTGGCGACCTCGCGGTGACTGACCAGATCAGCATCAGCCCCTCCTTCCTGTACTCCTCGGGGATCAGCGACGAATCGAAGGCGCTGATCGACAGTGAAACCCTCGGCGGGATCACCGTGACCCTGACCTTCTAA
- a CDS encoding class 1 fructose-bisphosphatase, with product MTAAKEAGTTPFQIDLRRYLRELDENRDLTRLICEIADASKYIVNSIRTGDLGVAGTSNLYGEDQLALDVLSDRIIRKRLLHSGVVARVASEEISEIITISPDSRGKYSVAYDPLDGSSLVDVNLAVGTIVSIYEGDNLLQPGRNQVAALYILYGPRTTMMLSTGNGVHEFAMNQLMEYNLVQENLKLDPKGSIYSPGGQRNKYTPGTEKFVSHLEAKGSKLRYSGGLVPDINQILVKGKGVFLYPHLQDNPNGKLRVLYELNPMAYLVEQAGGAASTGKQRILDLQPQGIEDRAPVFIGCKEDVALAEKFIAEEAK from the coding sequence ATGACAGCAGCCAAAGAAGCCGGGACAACTCCCTTCCAGATCGACCTGCGGCGCTATCTCCGCGAACTTGACGAAAATCGCGACCTGACCCGATTGATCTGCGAAATCGCCGACGCCTCCAAGTATATCGTCAACTCCATCCGGACCGGCGATCTGGGGGTGGCCGGTACCTCCAATCTGTATGGCGAGGATCAACTGGCCCTGGACGTCCTGTCCGACCGGATTATCCGAAAGCGGCTCCTGCACAGCGGGGTGGTGGCCAGGGTCGCTTCGGAGGAAATCTCGGAGATCATAACCATTTCACCCGACAGCCGGGGGAAATATTCGGTAGCCTACGATCCACTTGACGGCTCTTCCCTGGTCGATGTCAACCTGGCCGTGGGGACCATCGTTTCGATCTATGAGGGGGATAATTTGCTGCAGCCAGGCCGCAACCAGGTGGCGGCCCTGTATATCCTCTATGGCCCGCGAACCACGATGATGCTTTCCACGGGCAATGGGGTCCATGAGTTCGCGATGAATCAACTGATGGAGTACAATCTGGTCCAGGAGAACCTGAAGCTGGACCCCAAGGGCTCCATTTACTCCCCCGGCGGCCAGCGCAACAAGTACACCCCGGGCACCGAAAAGTTCGTCAGCCACCTCGAGGCCAAGGGGTCCAAACTGCGCTACAGCGGGGGCCTGGTTCCGGATATCAACCAGATCCTGGTCAAGGGCAAGGGGGTTTTCCTCTATCCCCATCTGCAGGACAACCCCAACGGCAAGCTGCGCGTGCTTTACGAGCTCAACCCTATGGCCTACCTGGTGGAACAGGCGGGGGGAGCCGCCTCCACAGGGAAACAGAGGATTCTCGACCTTCAGCCCCAGGGTATCGAGGACCGCGCCCCAGTATTCATCGGCTGCAAGGAGGACGTGGCCCTGGCGGAGAAGTTTATTGCGGAGGAGGCCAAGTAA
- a CDS encoding ATP-binding protein, with product MKDRGIGQSDRIIKALVDIGQQLASTIDLEELLNRILQISREVFCFENAIIRLVDENSARLLPAASYGYTEEAVDKRIVVGQGIMGKVAQTGQPILVVDLAQSPDYVPGIQGARSELAVPLVARDRVIGVFNVESPRPHAFVAEDIAPLMTMAGQAAIAIENARLYQNLRAVSSRFQELSQFNSRILKSANLGIYTVDAQLQVTSWNRKMEEMSGVGEDQVLGKDLLELFPVLVEEGFDERLLRVLERGEPEKLRLAHRNLRGELRFQKRRIAPLKDGETTTGAVVIVEDITEFKTLMDQTIQSEKLAEVGRLSAGIAHEVNNPLAVISYAAQLLLREEQMPPFQKELAERIESEVERLKTLTGSLLSFSRAKETRKRETELNEVLKDVLRLLRYELNKNSIQLVECYGDLPDIQADPNKLKQVFINLVMNATHAMKGGGILKVSSLCINGQEVEVSIKDNGTGIPEDVLEHIFDPFFSTKSEAEGTGLGLYICRNIILEHEGRIAIDSVPGEGTTFRIVLPTG from the coding sequence ATGAAGGATCGCGGCATCGGCCAATCGGATAGGATTATCAAGGCTCTGGTCGACATCGGGCAGCAGCTTGCTTCAACCATCGATCTCGAAGAGCTTCTCAACCGGATTCTGCAGATATCCCGGGAGGTGTTCTGTTTCGAGAATGCGATCATCCGCCTTGTCGACGAGAACTCTGCCAGGCTTCTGCCCGCTGCGTCCTATGGGTATACCGAGGAGGCGGTGGACAAGAGGATCGTGGTCGGCCAGGGGATCATGGGGAAGGTGGCTCAGACCGGGCAGCCCATCTTGGTTGTCGACCTCGCGCAGAGCCCCGATTATGTGCCGGGTATCCAGGGGGCGCGCAGCGAACTCGCCGTGCCTCTTGTCGCCAGGGACCGGGTGATAGGGGTCTTCAATGTCGAGAGTCCCAGGCCCCATGCCTTTGTTGCCGAGGACATCGCGCCGTTGATGACCATGGCCGGGCAGGCGGCGATCGCCATTGAGAATGCCCGCCTGTACCAGAATCTGCGGGCGGTATCCAGCCGATTCCAGGAGCTCAGCCAGTTCAACAGCCGCATCCTGAAAAGCGCCAACCTGGGTATCTATACCGTGGATGCCCAGCTCCAGGTGACCTCCTGGAACCGCAAGATGGAAGAGATGAGCGGCGTCGGCGAAGATCAGGTTCTGGGCAAGGATCTGCTGGAGCTGTTCCCGGTTCTGGTCGAGGAAGGATTCGACGAGCGTCTGCTCCGGGTCCTGGAACGCGGGGAACCTGAAAAACTCAGGCTTGCCCACCGCAACCTCAGGGGAGAGCTGCGTTTTCAGAAACGGCGCATCGCGCCGCTCAAGGATGGCGAAACGACCACCGGCGCAGTGGTCATCGTCGAGGACATCACCGAGTTCAAGACCCTCATGGACCAGACCATCCAGTCGGAAAAGCTGGCCGAGGTTGGGCGCCTTTCGGCCGGAATTGCCCACGAGGTCAACAACCCCCTCGCGGTCATCTCCTACGCTGCCCAACTGCTGCTGCGTGAAGAGCAAATGCCGCCGTTTCAAAAAGAGCTGGCCGAGCGTATCGAGAGCGAGGTGGAAAGGCTCAAGACCCTGACCGGCAGTCTGCTGTCCTTCTCCAGGGCAAAAGAGACCCGCAAGCGGGAAACGGAACTCAACGAAGTGCTCAAGGACGTGCTGCGGCTACTGCGTTACGAGCTAAATAAAAATTCGATTCAGCTGGTCGAATGCTATGGCGATTTGCCCGATATTCAGGCTGATCCCAACAAGTTGAAGCAGGTGTTCATCAACCTGGTTATGAACGCCACCCACGCCATGAAAGGGGGGGGCATCCTCAAGGTGTCGTCCCTTTGCATCAACGGACAGGAAGTGGAGGTGTCCATCAAGGACAACGGCACGGGTATCCCGGAGGATGTTCTCGAGCATATTTTCGACCCCTTCTTTTCCACCAAGAGCGAAGCGGAGGGGACGGGGCTGGGATTGTACATCTGCCGCAATATCATCCTGGAGCACGAGGGACGGATCGCCATCGATTCGGTGCCTGGGGAAGGCACCACTTTCAGGATCGTGCTCCCTACCGGGTGA
- a CDS encoding inositol monophosphatase family protein: MLNIAIHAAIAGGKVLMQKFGRTLSVAHKGEVDLVTEADRASEDAVVAILRGTFPRHDILAEEADHGRRDSRYRWIIDPLDGTTNYAHGFPWFAVSIALEVDDEITLGVVYNPAHREMFVAERGGGAFLNDVQIRVSRVSRLDQALLATGFPYDRKSSSVNNYDHFVNFQQSAQACRRAGAASLDLAYTAAGRLDGYWEMKLKPWDVAAGQLLVAEAGGMVSDFDGQSFDPYGRECLASNGLIHAEMVAVLQGGKRPR, translated from the coding sequence ATGTTGAATATTGCCATTCACGCCGCCATCGCCGGGGGCAAGGTGCTGATGCAGAAATTCGGCAGGACTTTGTCCGTGGCCCATAAGGGAGAGGTGGACCTGGTCACCGAGGCGGACCGTGCGTCGGAGGATGCCGTTGTTGCCATCCTGAGGGGAACCTTTCCCCGCCACGACATCCTCGCCGAGGAGGCCGATCATGGTCGGCGCGATTCGCGCTACCGTTGGATCATCGACCCGCTGGACGGCACCACCAACTACGCCCACGGGTTCCCCTGGTTTGCGGTTTCCATCGCCCTGGAGGTCGACGATGAGATCACCCTCGGGGTGGTTTACAACCCGGCGCACCGGGAGATGTTTGTCGCCGAGCGGGGTGGGGGGGCCTTTTTGAACGACGTGCAGATCCGGGTTTCCAGGGTTTCTCGACTGGATCAAGCCTTGCTCGCCACTGGTTTTCCCTACGACCGGAAATCCTCATCCGTCAATAATTACGATCATTTCGTCAATTTTCAACAGTCGGCCCAGGCCTGCCGCCGGGCAGGGGCCGCCAGCCTGGATTTGGCCTACACCGCAGCCGGGCGCCTGGACGGGTATTGGGAAATGAAGCTCAAACCCTGGGACGTCGCCGCCGGCCAGCTGCTGGTGGCGGAGGCGGGCGGGATGGTCAGTGATTTTGATGGCCAAAGCTTCGACCCCTACGGTCGGGAGTGCCTGGCCAGCAACGGACTGATCCATGCAGAGATGGTCGCGGTTCTCCAGGGCGGCAAAAGGCCCCGCTGA
- the amt gene encoding ammonium transporter encodes MKKKISLIAAGLLLAVPTLALAEDAPVSEMTYILNTFSFLVMGILVMWMAAGFGMLESGLVRSKNVATICLKNIALFGVAGILYYLIGYNLMYSGVDGGFIGSFGLWGADDAAAAAGDYSAGYAAASDWFFQMVFCGAACSVVSGCVAERIKLWSFMAFCVILTGVIYPIQGSWGWGGGWLSEMGFVDFAGSTIVHSVGGWAALTGAIILGARKGKYGKDGRVNPMPGSNIPLATLGTFILWMGWYGFNGGSVLALGSAGDAIAMSNVMVNTNMAAAGGMIAAMALVQVLYKKVDVTMALNGALAGLVSITAGPDTPSLGAATLIGAVGGVLVVLAVPFFDKLKIDDVVGALSVHLVCGIWGTLAVPFTNADASFLTQFIGVAATGAFVVIASSVAWLVLKFTVGIRCSEEDEFRGLDVSEIGMEAYPDFQRINIGGSGVLPGVPGAAAAATAARPVKQS; translated from the coding sequence ATGAAAAAGAAAATTTCCCTCATCGCGGCCGGATTGCTGCTGGCTGTCCCCACGCTGGCCTTGGCGGAGGACGCCCCGGTCTCGGAGATGACCTACATCCTGAACACCTTTTCGTTCCTGGTGATGGGCATTCTGGTCATGTGGATGGCCGCCGGTTTCGGCATGCTCGAGTCGGGCCTGGTCCGCTCCAAGAACGTCGCCACCATCTGTCTGAAGAATATCGCCCTGTTCGGCGTCGCCGGTATCCTTTACTACCTGATCGGCTACAATCTCATGTATTCCGGGGTTGACGGCGGGTTTATCGGCTCCTTCGGTCTCTGGGGGGCCGACGATGCGGCCGCCGCCGCCGGCGACTACTCGGCCGGCTATGCCGCCGCCTCCGACTGGTTCTTTCAGATGGTGTTCTGTGGCGCCGCCTGTTCGGTGGTTTCCGGCTGCGTCGCCGAACGCATCAAGCTGTGGTCCTTCATGGCCTTCTGCGTGATCCTGACCGGCGTTATTTACCCGATCCAGGGTTCCTGGGGCTGGGGCGGCGGCTGGCTCTCCGAGATGGGTTTCGTCGACTTCGCCGGTTCCACCATCGTTCACTCGGTGGGCGGCTGGGCCGCACTGACCGGCGCCATCATCCTCGGCGCCCGCAAAGGCAAGTACGGCAAAGACGGGCGCGTCAACCCGATGCCCGGTTCCAACATCCCCCTGGCCACCCTGGGCACCTTCATCCTGTGGATGGGCTGGTACGGATTTAACGGCGGTTCGGTTCTCGCCCTCGGCAGCGCCGGGGACGCCATCGCCATGTCGAACGTCATGGTCAACACCAACATGGCCGCCGCCGGCGGGATGATCGCCGCCATGGCTCTGGTCCAGGTTCTGTACAAGAAAGTCGACGTCACCATGGCACTCAACGGCGCCCTGGCCGGCCTGGTCAGCATCACTGCCGGTCCCGACACCCCCTCCCTGGGGGCTGCTACCCTGATCGGCGCGGTGGGCGGTGTCCTGGTGGTCCTGGCCGTTCCCTTCTTCGACAAGCTCAAGATCGACGACGTGGTCGGCGCTCTCTCCGTCCACTTGGTCTGCGGCATCTGGGGTACCCTGGCCGTGCCTTTCACCAACGCGGACGCCAGCTTCCTGACCCAGTTCATCGGGGTGGCCGCTACTGGGGCCTTCGTCGTCATCGCCTCCAGCGTTGCCTGGCTGGTCCTCAAGTTCACCGTCGGCATCCGCTGCAGCGAAGAGGATGAGTTCCGCGGCCTCGACGTCTCCGAAATCGGCATGGAAGCCTACCCCGATTTCCAGCGGATCAACATCGGCGGCTCGGGTGTGCTCCCCGGCGTGCCCGGTGCCGCCGCGGCCGCCACCGCGGCCCGTCCCGTAAAGCAGTCCTGA
- a CDS encoding TraB/GumN family protein, producing the protein MSEQATSDIQRITVGQKEIILVGTAHISQASVDTVLSTIEEEAPDTVCVELDQQRYDALKNKNRWESLNLIQVIRQGQAPFLLANLALAAFQKRMGLSTGVKPGAELAAAADAAQERGIQVELVDRNIRTTLLRAWRKTGFWKKMQLVSTLVASMFESHELDEAELARLRQSDTLSAMLEEMGQMLPSVKTILVDERDLYMAHHIRNAPGEKIVAVVGAAHLPGILRLITEPTDPRTIAEISTVPPKSVASKIVPWIVPAVVIALFIIGFFMGDRDRIAGAAMAWILANGLLAALGTIVAFGHPLTVVAAFVGAPITSLNPTIGAGFVTGLVQAFIAAPTVRDMENMGEDMANLRGWWKNRMTRVLLVFMFSSLGSAIGTIVAFRWLKDLL; encoded by the coding sequence ATGAGCGAACAGGCTACTTCCGATATTCAGCGCATTACCGTCGGCCAGAAGGAAATCATCCTGGTGGGCACGGCACACATTTCCCAGGCTTCGGTCGACACGGTTCTCAGCACCATCGAAGAGGAAGCCCCCGATACGGTCTGTGTCGAACTGGACCAGCAGCGCTACGACGCCCTCAAGAACAAAAACCGCTGGGAATCCCTCAACCTGATCCAGGTCATCCGCCAGGGGCAGGCACCGTTTCTGCTGGCCAACCTGGCCTTGGCCGCCTTTCAGAAGCGGATGGGGCTGAGCACCGGGGTAAAGCCGGGAGCCGAGTTGGCCGCGGCGGCCGATGCGGCCCAGGAGCGGGGAATCCAGGTGGAGCTGGTGGACCGCAATATTCGCACCACGTTGTTGCGGGCCTGGCGAAAGACCGGGTTCTGGAAGAAAATGCAGCTGGTCTCCACCTTGGTGGCCAGCATGTTCGAGTCCCATGAGCTGGACGAAGCCGAACTGGCCCGTCTCCGCCAGAGCGACACCCTCTCGGCCATGCTGGAAGAAATGGGCCAGATGCTCCCCTCGGTGAAGACCATCCTGGTGGACGAGCGCGACCTGTACATGGCCCACCACATCCGCAACGCTCCAGGCGAAAAGATCGTCGCGGTGGTCGGTGCGGCCCACCTCCCCGGAATTCTCCGGCTGATCACCGAGCCCACCGACCCGCGGACCATCGCCGAGATCTCCACGGTGCCACCCAAGTCCGTCGCCTCCAAGATCGTGCCCTGGATCGTTCCCGCGGTGGTCATCGCCCTGTTCATCATCGGCTTTTTCATGGGCGACCGCGACCGGATCGCCGGGGCCGCCATGGCCTGGATCCTCGCCAACGGACTGCTGGCCGCGCTGGGGACGATCGTGGCATTTGGCCATCCACTGACCGTGGTCGCCGCCTTTGTCGGCGCGCCCATTACCTCTCTGAACCCGACCATCGGGGCCGGCTTCGTCACCGGCCTGGTGCAGGCCTTTATCGCCGCGCCGACGGTGCGCGACATGGAAAACATGGGAGAGGACATGGCCAACCTGCGAGGCTGGTGGAAAAACCGCATGACCCGTGTTCTGCTAGTGTTCATGTTCTCTTCGCTGGGCTCGGCGATCGGCACCATCGTCGCTTTCCGCTGGCTCAAAGACCTGCTCTGA
- a CDS encoding radical SAM protein, with amino-acid sequence MAEPFRNDKFPVRLADGHEVESVYYGSGTLCISSQAGCAVGCPFCASGKSGLLRNLSVEEMQLQVDEAGRRGHRPRRITLSGIGEPLHNPAAVARFITLSATEGLPVSLTTTGHPLARLEEFLHLPHNGLMLSLHAGSSALHRRLVPHGADFEELWAVLERHWPLLSRRRRRKLGVNFLLLAGVNDGSAELQTLAERLRTFPELTLHLLTCNPVPASPFASPPDEAVAEIHARLAGQGINVRRPNPWRVRLEGGCGTLLLRRGARP; translated from the coding sequence TTGGCGGAGCCTTTTCGGAATGACAAGTTTCCCGTGCGCCTCGCGGACGGTCATGAGGTCGAGTCGGTCTATTACGGCAGCGGCACCCTGTGCATCTCCAGCCAGGCCGGCTGCGCCGTGGGGTGTCCATTCTGCGCCTCCGGCAAATCGGGATTGCTGCGCAACCTGAGCGTCGAGGAGATGCAGTTGCAGGTGGACGAGGCCGGGCGAAGGGGGCACCGCCCCCGGCGCATCACTCTCTCTGGCATCGGCGAACCGCTGCACAATCCCGCAGCGGTCGCCCGCTTCATCACCCTTTCGGCTACCGAGGGGCTTCCCGTCTCCCTGACCACCACCGGCCATCCTCTGGCGCGGCTCGAGGAGTTTCTGCATCTTCCCCACAACGGACTGATGCTTTCCCTGCATGCCGGCAGTTCGGCCCTCCATCGCCGGCTGGTGCCGCATGGGGCGGATTTCGAGGAGCTCTGGGCGGTGCTGGAGCGGCATTGGCCCCTGCTCTCCAGACGCCGCCGGCGCAAGCTCGGGGTGAATTTCCTGCTGCTCGCCGGGGTCAACGATGGCTCCGCCGAACTGCAGACCCTGGCAGAGCGCCTGAGAACCTTTCCCGAGCTGACCCTGCATCTGCTGACCTGCAATCCTGTGCCGGCCAGCCCTTTCGCCAGTCCGCCGGACGAGGCGGTGGCCGAAATTCACGCCAGGCTGGCGGGGCAGGGGATCAACGTGAGGCGACCCAACCCCTGGCGGGTTCGCCTCGAAGGGGGTTGCGGGACGCTCCTGCTGCGCAGGGGGGCTCGGCCGTAG
- a CDS encoding 2-oxoacid:ferredoxin oxidoreductase subunit beta codes for MAYDYEKSIRPGKLPHIWCPGCGHGIVMKGLIRAMDTCGLEKNNTALVSGIGCASRLPGYMDYCTLHTAHGRAAAFATGVKMAKPEMTVICVGGDGDGTAIGGNHFIHACRRNIDMTYVIMNNSIYGMTGGQFSPCTPTGAKASTTPYGNPDPTFDISKLAIGAGATFVARTTAFHATQIDKLIAEGIQHKGMAVIEVLDDCPTTYGRRNKFRSVVDMMKRLKDIAVPVAAAAKMTAEQLEGKVLTGVLYKEDKPEYCEQYAKVIAKAQGA; via the coding sequence ATGGCTTACGATTACGAAAAATCGATCCGCCCCGGCAAACTGCCCCACATCTGGTGCCCGGGGTGCGGCCACGGCATCGTCATGAAGGGCCTGATCCGGGCTATGGACACCTGCGGCCTCGAAAAGAACAATACCGCCCTGGTTTCGGGCATCGGCTGCGCCAGCCGCCTGCCCGGCTACATGGATTACTGCACCCTGCACACCGCCCACGGCCGTGCAGCCGCTTTCGCCACCGGCGTCAAGATGGCCAAGCCCGAAATGACCGTGATCTGCGTCGGCGGTGACGGCGACGGCACCGCCATCGGCGGCAACCACTTCATTCACGCCTGCCGCCGCAACATCGACATGACCTACGTCATCATGAACAACAGCATCTACGGGATGACCGGCGGTCAGTTCTCCCCCTGCACCCCCACCGGGGCCAAGGCGTCGACCACTCCTTACGGCAACCCGGATCCCACCTTCGACATCAGCAAATTGGCGATTGGCGCCGGGGCTACCTTCGTGGCCCGTACCACCGCCTTTCACGCCACCCAGATCGACAAGCTGATCGCCGAAGGCATCCAGCACAAGGGTATGGCCGTCATCGAGGTTCTCGACGACTGCCCGACCACCTACGGGCGCCGCAACAAGTTCCGCTCGGTTGTCGACATGATGAAGCGCCTCAAGGATATCGCCGTACCGGTTGCCGCTGCCGCCAAGATGACTGCTGAGCAGCTTGAAGGCAAGGTACTGACCGGCGTTCTCTACAAAGAGGACAAGCCCGAGTACTGCGAGCAGTACGCCAAGGTTATCGCCAAGGCTCAGGGCGCCTGA
- a CDS encoding 2-oxoacid:acceptor oxidoreductase family protein, translating into MAERFEIRFSGAGGQGLITAGIILAEAASIVEGKNAVQSQSYGPEARGGASKSEVIISDTPIDYPKATIVDACLAMTQEAADKYAVGIKPGGVLLLDADFVPREPKGDFKVIKMPIMRTAKEDLGREIVANVVALGAMIALTDVVSREAGEKAVLAKVPAAFKDLNQKAYSLGFEKVKELMK; encoded by the coding sequence ATGGCTGAAAGATTCGAGATTCGTTTTTCCGGCGCGGGTGGTCAGGGTCTGATCACCGCCGGGATCATCCTTGCCGAGGCTGCCTCCATCGTCGAGGGGAAAAACGCCGTGCAGTCCCAGAGCTACGGCCCCGAGGCCCGCGGCGGCGCATCCAAGTCGGAGGTTATCATCTCCGATACCCCGATCGACTACCCCAAGGCGACCATCGTCGACGCCTGCCTGGCCATGACCCAGGAAGCCGCCGACAAGTATGCCGTCGGCATCAAGCCGGGCGGCGTGCTGCTGCTCGACGCGGACTTCGTACCCCGCGAACCCAAGGGGGATTTCAAAGTTATCAAAATGCCGATCATGCGCACCGCCAAGGAAGATCTTGGCCGTGAAATCGTCGCCAACGTGGTGGCCCTCGGCGCGATGATCGCCCTGACCGACGTCGTCTCCCGCGAAGCCGGCGAAAAAGCCGTTCTCGCCAAGGTTCCCGCGGCATTCAAGGACCTCAACCAGAAGGCCTACAGCCTCGGGTTCGAGAAGGTCAAGGAACTGATGAAGTAA